GCCGTACCCGGCCTGGGTCGCGCGCAGGCTGCTGATCGGCATGACGGCGGTCGCGTTCGGGTCGTTGAACCCGGTGCTGTCCTTGCTCGCCAGTACCCCACGGACGACGAAGTCCACGGCACCGAGCTTGATCGTCTGGCCGATCGCGCTGGCAGGCCGGGTGAACAGCTCTGTCGCAGTCGTCTGTCCGAGCAGGATGACCCGCTGCGAAGTGTCGACGTCCTCCTGGGTGAAGGAAGCCCCTTCTCCGACCGGTGTGTTGGTGGCCGGCATGTACTCCGGCGTCGTACCGATCACCTGGCTCACCGTGTAGCTGGTGTCGCCGTTCGTCGCCGTCGCCCCACTGCTCGTCATCACCGGGGCGACCGCGGAGACGTCAGGCGCGAGCGTTTTGTCGGCCAGCGCGGCGGAGTCGTCGAGGGTCAGGCTGTACTGCTGGGCCGCCGGTCCGGCCTGGCCACGCTGGAAACCGCCTCCGCCGCCGGTCGTGGAGACCGTGAGCAGGTTGGTGCCCATCGCCTCGAGCCGGGCCTGCACCGCCTTCCCGGAGCCGTTGCCGACCGCAACCAGCACGATCACCGCACCGACCCCGATCGAGACGCCGAGGACGGTGAGGAGCGATCTCAGTTTGTTCGCCGTGAGGCCGCGGAGCGCGGCGCCCATCAGGTCGCGTGGGGACATCAGCGGGTCACCTCGTCGGAGACGATCCGGCCGTCGGAGACCTGTACGAGCCGCCGGGCGCGGGCCGCGACGTCGTGCTCATGGGTGATCACGATGATCGTGCGGCCGTCGGCGTGCAGACCGTCGAACATGCCGAGCACCTCGTCGGTCGAGTGGGCGTCGAGGTTGCCGGTCGGCTCGTCGGCGAGCAGGATCCGCGGACCCGTCGCCAGCGCCCGGGCGATCGCGACCCGCTGCTGCTGACCGCCGGACAGCTCGTTCGGCCGGTGCCCGGTGCGGTCGGCGAGGCCGACCAGTTCGAGCGCCCGGTTGGCCCGCCTGCGGCGTTCGCCCCGGCGCAGGTGGGCGTAGGTGAGGGGCAGTTCGACGTTCGCGAGCGCGGTGGTGCGCGGGATCAGGTTGAACGACTGGAAGATGAACCCGATCTTGCGGCCGCGGACGAGTGCCTGCTGGTCCTCGCTCAGCCGAGCCACGTCGCTGCCGTCGAGCCAGTACTCGCCGCGGGACGGTACGTCGAGGCAGCCGAGGATGTTCATCAACGTCGACTTGCCGGATCCGGACGAGCCCATCACCGCGACGTACTCGCCGGCCTCGACCCGCAGCGACACACCCCGGAGAGCGTGCACCGCGGTCTCGCCCTGGCCGTACGTCTTGGTGACCTCCCGGATCTCGATCAGGGACTCAGCGGCCACGGAAGCCTCCGGCGCCGGTTCCCTGACCGACGCCCGCGCCCGGGAACTGCCCGCCGCCAGGCTGCTGCCCCTGCCGGCCCTGGCCGTTCTGGGTCCCGGTGCCGCCGATCGCGCCCTGCAGCAGCTCGATCTGGTCGCCTTCGTTCAGGCCCGACGTGATCTGGGTGTAGCTGCCGCCCCGGACGCCGACCTGCACCTCACGCGTC
This Kribbella sp. NBC_00482 DNA region includes the following protein-coding sequences:
- a CDS encoding ABC transporter permease, coding for MSPRDLMGAALRGLTANKLRSLLTVLGVSIGVGAVIVLVAVGNGSGKAVQARLEAMGTNLLTVSTTGGGGGFQRGQAGPAAQQYSLTLDDSAALADKTLAPDVSAVAPVMTSSGATATNGDTSYTVSQVIGTTPEYMPATNTPVGEGASFTQEDVDTSQRVILLGQTTATELFTRPASAIGQTIKLGAVDFVVRGVLASKDSTGFNDPNATAVMPISSLRATQAGYGALSQIVVQAADKDRVDTAQAEVTQLLTARHQVPATETSPFRITNSAQILQTSQDTAATFTALLATVAAISLVVGGIGVTNIMLVTVTERTREIGIRKALGARRRTILGQFLIEATLLSLIGGAVGVGAALIVTRFQLAGVQPVLVPSSIGLALGVSAAVGLFFGSMPAHRAAGLRPIDALRHE
- a CDS encoding ABC transporter ATP-binding protein, encoding MAAESLIEIREVTKTYGQGETAVHALRGVSLRVEAGEYVAVMGSSGSGKSTLMNILGCLDVPSRGEYWLDGSDVARLSEDQQALVRGRKIGFIFQSFNLIPRTTALANVELPLTYAHLRRGERRRRANRALELVGLADRTGHRPNELSGGQQQRVAIARALATGPRILLADEPTGNLDAHSTDEVLGMFDGLHADGRTIIVITHEHDVAARARRLVQVSDGRIVSDEVTR